The genome window AGGGAGGaagagaagaggaagaaagaggaaaaagagggagAGCAATGAGAGAGAAGAAGGGACGGGTGGTTTGGTAATGGGTGGCAATGGTAGGTGGTGGTAGTGTTAGGTGGTAGTcggtgaaagaaaaaagaatgaacacatttttttatttattcattcatttatttttatagTTGTATTTGAGTTTGTGTGTattttggaattatttttgGAATGTTACTGTagattttaaaaacaaaaataacttttggaaaaaaaaattgatatccATATAGAGCCATTAATGTGTTTGATATTTCTAaaatatttcacaaaaaaacacaaataaaataattttatcaagTAGCAATCTATACAATTTATTGCATACTCAACAAATTTAGAATTAAATTGGTGGGTTTATTTGAAAAGTAATCCTAGAATTTAAGACTATAGTTATAAATTACAATTATTTCTAGGTGTAATAGTTTTCTAACATAAGAGGTCTAAAGAGGTATACATTGCATGTATGCCACGTGGTCATCGAAACTGTCCCAACTTGATATAAACTAAATTGACCTCAAACTTGAACCTTAAAGATAGGATATGCTTCTAACTTTTTAAAGATAAGGGTGATCTTACTTGGTAAATAATAATGGCTATTCTAATTTATCTTAAAAGGATGGAAATCCATTATCTGAACCAATGTCTATCCAACCATATAGAAATCTTCTATCTCATTATCTTTTATGTAGAGCTACAACCCTAAAGGTGAGGAATTTCTTTTAGATATATAACACCCACTCAGAAACTCATTTTTTCTGCTCAGTTAGACTTTGAGGACTTGACCCCTAGGCTCCTCATAGATTGGTCCTTTCCTTGCAAGTTTCTTACAGAGTTCTGCCTTCATGTGGTCGAACTCTTTCTTTACTTCTCCAGTTTAGATTGGTAGAAGGAAATACAACTTCAATAGGgccaaaataaaatattaaaaattatttggGCATTCAAATCTATTAAATAAGGAAACCTTAATCTTATGGTTTTCTTATTTCTTTGCAACTCCAAGCCGCTAGGAAGCATCTTTGATTGAAATCAAACACACTCGCACACACATCCCTTTCAAAGGTATGAATTCTTATCTCTCTTGCTTAatatcttcctctctctctctctctctcttctctctcttgcTTGCTTGCTTTTTAACTAATTGATTTTAAGGATTTACTTGTCATGCTGGCGTTGTAAGATGGAGGCCATGGTGACAAATTCACAGCATGGCTGGTGTTTGGTTTTATGATAGAGGATGAAATcaagttaaaaagaaaaaaaatcagcacAAAAATAGGAGGAAAGAGCACCCTAAGTTTGCTTCTTGTGATTAACAAAACAAAATGAGTGAAGTTGTGTCTAGACGAGTAAAGGGTTGTGTCTAGACGAGTAAAGGGTTCGTTGTAGTCAAAGAAAAGGGAGGAAAcgaaaaaaaatgtcaaagaatcaaaaatgaaaaaaagccaattactgtttttttttggttgaaccCGGTTATTAATTGGTTTGACCGAATATTAAATAAGTGTATTTAAAATATTGCTCAGACCAGACATCTCATCGGTTCTCGATTCGACCGGTTGGATCCACTGGTCCAGTCCGCGTTTTTGTGTTGTTATGATATGGCGTATATATATTATTACAAATTAAGCGCCTAGTCGCCCCAACAAATTAATCCAACGTCCCCAGAAAGCTGTATCTGAATCTTTTTATGCTAGGAACCATGACGGACTGGACTTTCCCGTACCTAAATGCTGCTATTGTTGGACTGCTTGCTTTCTCCTTCTTCGTTGTCCACTTTTTCTTCAAGAAAGATGCCAAAAAACATGGTTTGGTACCACCAGAAGCAGGCGGTGCATGGCCTATTATTGGCCACCTTCACCTCTTAGGAAGAGGTCCAGAAAAGTTTCCCCACATAACCTTGGCAGCCCTGGCCGATAAATATGGACCGGCATTCACTATCAGGCTAGGAGTGCATAAAACCCTTATTATAAGCAGCTGGGAACTAGCAAAGGAAATATTCACCACCCATGACTTAGCTGCAGCAGGGCGTCCGAATTATTTAGCAGGTAAACTCCTAAATTATGACAACGCCGCTTTGGGATTCGCTCCTTACGGTGCTTATTGGCGAGAAATACGTAAGCTAACTGCCACCGAACTACTCTCCACTAAACGCCTTGAGCTCCTCAAGCACCTCAGAGTTTCTGAAACTGAGATTTCCACAAGAAATCTTTACAATCTCTGGAATTCTTCATCAGGCTCAGGCCCTGTTCTGGTGGAAATGAAGCAGTGGTTTGCGGACTTAACTCTAAACGTGATCCTTAGGATGGTTGTGGGGAAAAGGTTCTTTGGGGCAGTAGATGTTAGCAAGGAGGAAGAAGCAAGGTTGTGCCAAAATGTGATGAGGGAATTCTTTCATTTAACTGGGTTGTTTGTACTGGCAGACTCTGTTCCTTATCTGAGATGGTTGGATTGGGGAGGGtatgaaaagaaaatgagagtaaATGCTCAAGAGATGGATCAGCTAGCCAACCGATGGTTGAAAGAACATCGTCAAAAGAAACAGTCAGGGGAGGCCACTAGTGATCACCGGGACTTCATGGACGTCATGCTGTCACTCAAGGAAGCTGCAGCTATTGCCGCGGTTGGTGGTTACGATGCTGATACTATCACCAAAGCCACTTGCACAGTAAGTGAATTATTTatactttttaatttttcttattcttattttgttttttcacaGCTTATCAATATCTAGaatattagtaatttttttaaaagaaaactgcaaaagaattcaaaaaattTGCTGCTTTTTGGGCTTGACAGATTTTGATTTCTGGTGGGAGTGACACCACTTTAGTTGCGCTAATATGGACACTGTCTTTGATAATGAACAACCCTCAAGTCTTGAAGAAGGCTCAAGAAGAACTAGATCTGCAGGTTGGCAAGGGGAGGCGAGTTTCAGAGTCAGACATTAGTAATTTGGTCTACCTCCAAGCTATCATCAAAGAAGCACTACGACTATATCCACCTGAGCCATTGGGGGGCGCTAGAGAATTGAGGAAAGACTGTATTGTAGGTGGTTATCATATCCCCAAAGGCACACGGGTAATCCTGAACATAAGGAAAATCCAGCGAGATCCCAACGTGTGGCATGATGATCCATTGGAATTTAGGCCGGAGAGATTCCTCACCACTCATAAGCATATTGATGCAAAAGGATATCACTTTGAGTTGATCCCGTTTGGTGGTGGTAGAAGAATTTGCCCCGGCATTAATTTTGGGCTACAGATATTACACCTTGTCTTGCCTAATTTGCTGCATGCTTTTGAACTGTCAACTCCTTCGAATGAACCGGTTGACATGACTGAGAGCGCCGGATTGTCAAACATGAAAGCCACTCCGCTCCAACTCCTTGTTGCTCCGCGCCTACCTCATCATCTTTACTAGCAACTCAGCATGGGAAGATTCAACCAATGTTCTCTAGTGCTAGTGCTTGAAATGTTTATTGAGGAATCGAATAATGAAAATGGATAGAGACTCCTCATATTTTGTATTGAAGATGTTTTGCATGTGTTTATCAGAATCTATTTGACCTGCCCTAAATTGTAGAAAAGAATAGTAAAGCCCATTATAATAGTGCTAAGGATTAAACACACAGCTTTTGAAGAATTAAAAATTCAAACACACACCCCTTTAAGTAGGAGATTGGCAAATATTCAAGAATTAAAGATTCAAACACAGCTTTAAGTTCGAGCTTTTCAAATATGAATCTGGCAACCACCTTTGCTATATAGCTGCCAGTTCCGTAGATCCCATACTAACAGTAGTAACTGGCAAtagtagcaaaaaaaaaaaaaaaaccagtttGGGAAGAAACAAGCGTAAATGGTAcaagctttcctttttctttattgtttttttcctttttcagggAATGGGTGAGGCACAAACTTGTATCTTAACTCTCTGAAATGGTTTTACCAGAGGAGTTATCTCATGCCAAGTaatattttttagatttttgcCTCAAATTTAGAGAGATGCCTTTTCATATTACCTAGAGGTTCAGTCATGTATTTGCATATACATGAACTTAAAGATTCATATCTATTCATTCTACTTTCATTTACTTCTAGATTCATGTACCTTGGAATTTATTAGTTCATTCATCGAATAGTGAACTAATGAACTTCAAGAGAATCATTTGGTGCCAACACAAATTAGTTCAGTTGATAAGGACGAAATACTTATAAAAAATCATGTATTTAAATTTTGTTGCTGATAGAAAGATTGCATTGATTGACGAATCATAATGATTCCTATAAGTGATCTATGGCTTTGTAGGCAATGCCCTGATTATAAGTGACTTACGATTTTGGAAACATGTTCTAACCATGATGGTAATCAGAGATGAAATCACTCAAACTTTttcctaccaaaaaaaaaaagaaaaaaagagagaatcaTTGGGTGTACCGGTCATACCAGTCGACACACTTGACTGCCAGCATAGCTTTAGATAAACTATTTCAGTTGATATAATTCTTATTACTTTTGGTATAAACTCCCATAAACTTTGTTTTTTGTTGTGATTTTTACGCCAATTTATTTGTATAAGTTGCTAAAATTCATGCTTACTCCAAAATTATACTATTTCACATCAAATGAAATAGAACTTATGTAAGATAGAACTATACAAAAGTTCAACTTAAGAGGCCACTGATCCAAGATTCCTAAATTTATCATTATTCTATCTCCTTGTCTTTATGTTTTATCATTACAGTTAATGCAGCCAAAatccctaaaaaaaaaacagtatgACACATTTGAGTGTGTCCCGTGCTATGCACGGGTTTATATctaagataataataataataataataataaatgaattattataATAGTTACatgaaaaaaagattaaaaattcaaaagagtactatttgAGTATCTAATTTATCCTGTATTTATATATCTTATCTAAAACCTTAAAGTATACTAAAAAACATAGAAAAATATCGCCAAGATAGTTTCACGAATATTTAAGATCCTAAGCTATAGAAAGTAATGATTAGCAGAattttatatatgtatgtgATTTCAAAAGTTACAGTTAATGCAACCAAaatccctcaaaaaaaaaaaaaaaaaacagtatgACACATTTGAGTGTGTCCCGTGCTATGCACGGGTTTATAGctaagataataataataataataataaatgaattattataATAGTTACatgaaaaaaagattaaaaattcaaaagagtactatttgAGTATATAATTTATCCTGTATTTATATATCTTATCTAAAACCTTAAAGTATACTAAAAAACATAGAAAAATATCACCAAGAAAAAGCACACTAAAGACAACATTATTATTTCTCTCTTACATGTTCTCCCTCTTCGTGCCATTTTCCCCACCTCACAATCCCATCTCCTCAATACTCTcaatcctattttttctttgctCTACCCGAATTTCACCCAATTATCCTATCTTTTACCTAATTTTGCAGCCCACTTGTCTCCTATCTTATTATTATTTCCATCGATCTATTTATACCCCTAAATGGTAACCTATTTATTTGACTCACTCATTAACAAATAGGTTTGCGTATGTAATTCAATTGAATTCAAATGGATGACCCAATTAAATTCATTAATTAGTGGATATTAAATTGATAGATTTGGATCACTTATTTTGACCTAATTAAATTAGATGTGGATTCAAACTCAATCATTAGTGGGTAAATCTAAATCACTGTAATAATTATATTCTAATTTTTGTAAAgacaaataaataattttttccttttcttcaatttctattctttattttttaaaattttatcctACTTTCTCCATTCCTTTCATAAAAGTCTAATAAATTTCCAACGTGCTAATTGATTGTTTATATTAACACCTCAATTATTTTTAGAATCTTGTGAGTGACAAAATTTGGTAGTCACTATGATCATCATTTTAGGTTcctttgtgaaatttttaatgtttttttctctttctacgGGTAAAAATTGATTTACTaacttgttatttttttttttacaatgatATACCATCTTGTTGTTAAACAAAATGTGGAAGAAAAAGTACATAAAATTTAGTTGTGGGCTGGAAATGGGTAATTGGATAACCGAAATCAATCTTAAACTATATCTATTTATGATTCATGCATTTTGAACCATTAACTAAATAGGTATATATAGGTTAACCTAATTATAACTTGTCCAAATTCACATGAATATCCAGTTTGATAGCTCTCCCCCAAACTCTACCCTTCCCAACTCTACAGTCCTATCTTTCTATTCTTTTCACTATATAGGATTTGTTACCTCACTTTTTAAGTGTTCTAGGGATGTGAAAAGTTAGAATTATCTTTTCATTCCTCTCACTATCTAGGGATTCGTTACCTCATTTTTTAAAAGTGTTTTTAGCTAAATAAAAAGCCATAATTGCAATCATTGAAGAAAAGTAAGCTTTTGTGTGTAAGTTTGGTAAAACACTACCTATTTATCAAAACTTTAAGCTAAAATATGCCAAAAACAACTATCTAAATACACATTTATTGATTTAGAAttcatacatattttttttatatgtaCTTTTGATGTATATGTGCTATATGAAGAATCATCTAGATGCTTGCATGATATTGATATTAAGTTTATTCtaagtgcaaataaaatttCATAATTATTATTTACATATTCCAAATTTAATGTTAGAGTATAAATTTcaacattaaaaatttagaactTTAAAAAAACAAACCTAATAAAAAAAGTCCAACATAAAACATATAAAACTTAGAAAAAGTAATAGGGTGAATAATTTGGCTAGACAAATCAATCTTCACAATATCCATGAGAATTTGGCTAGACAAATCAATCTTCATAAAGATGTAATAGGgtgaataattttaaaatgggaTTAATCAATTATCCCTTAGAGTTTGGCTTGACATAtgtattttctttaattaaggagtaaaacAAGTTTAAAGtttggattaatctttcttacactgacagtgtacaCACTATCAATATTAGATGAATGacaattatgcaaaatttgaatttgaaattcaatttttgcacacatgtcatgaatcaaacggtgatagtgtatacactgtcagtgtatataagatttccTCTTAAAGTTTATATGACAAATTGTAAACTGTTTATGAAACACTTAGGATCCGTTTGATTTATGGGACAAGACAGGATTGGATTAATCATTTTGTATCATTCTATGTTTGGTTGTATTTTATACATTGAATAACACATCCCAATTAACTGAATTCATCCCCTATTCAagggataaaataattccaTGGGGCAGGTCATATTAACATATAGGATGATAGCATTTTAAACAAATTTATCGTTATAAGTAATACGAATTTATACTCTTATAATTATACAACCCTACTCCCACATGATAATATACGATGAATGGATTAATTTGCCCCTACTAattaattttaaagtttttcTAACTAATTTGTCCCTACTACCAACATAACtatatttggactaatttgtCCTTATGAATGGTACAAATTCATACGGACTATCATATAATCATATTCTTACATAATAATATGATAATAAATGGATAAATTAGCCCCCActaattatattaattttttgactaatttgcccctattcattattttaaaattttcattaatttacCCCTAGTAATTAATTTAAATTCTGACTATTTTGCCCATATTAACATCATAATAAAAGGGCTATATTACTCTTGGATTAAATTACCCTTACCAAGTTTTGTTTTCTCAACCAAATTCTATATAAATACATAACCCTGTCAATTGGGATTTGTGAATGAGGACTTCAATAAGTCCAAGTTCGGTCTAAAGAAAAATCTTCTATATTGGCTTGACTTTGATTCATTTAAATCTCTTAAATGGGTTAGGTTCTAATCGATTTAACCCTAACTTAGCCAAAATTTGGCCcattatttaattgaattttaAGTTTAGGTTCAATTACTCCGTCAAAATCTATTTATTTTAAGAGCCCGAATGGACTGAGTTCGAATGAATGGAAATTTTACtctataattttaaattttcaaactactctattttaataaaatttgtaaacattaaatttttattaaaatattaaaatattttattaatttttataaaaatattaaattattttattacaaAGAATGAAATGGTATTTTGATCATTAAAATAGTAGTCCTACCTCATTGAATCTCCAACCAAACACATaataggattatttctcaacaTATCCTATCTAATTTAGAATCAACCAAATACTAAATAACTTGGATTAATAGTCCGAGAATGACTCAACCTAGGATTAAAAATTTGAGAATGAGCCATCCCATCTCATCCAATCCATGAACTGAATAGACCCTTAGTTGATTCATTGATAAGATAGtgggaaagttttaaattttaaatttagttGGTGATAGGATTAGTTATAACCTAGTGTTTTAAAGTttgtaaaataaatgaaaaatcaaGAAGCAAGAATgggaagtttggaagctattgAGAGCGTCTACACTAAAAACCTCCTCTATAATACATACATACACTAGTAtgaatacccgtgctacgcacgtgctaatattattaaaaaataaaaataaagggtgaattaaaaaatgttaaaaaattataccaatacaattaaaatatagtatctgtctaacaatagtttgaaatatgatagaatgtatatattattcaaaatttacCTTTTTTCGGAAGATAGAtcctgaaaaaataattaaaatttatattagaaaatgaatgatatatgaataaaaatgaatgtaattaaatgttgttaaaatgaaatacttacaaagaTTATGCATTCAATTTGATAATCTTGTATGAAGGTGCGAACACTCTTCacaccaatcaacttttagtacgaaagccaaaattggtgatttaattaattctgttgaattttgtggaatGTGTACTACAAAAGAAAATGCACGATCTTTGCATGAATTGATTCATTGGTTGAACAACCTATCACCATTGTCCTGAGAATTAAGTACAtgcgaaattcaaaattagtgtattttttttacatagtttataaatagcattataaaaaataaacatatatcaagaaattctacCTTTTTTTATAATTCTCTGACATAAAAAGCATCACAACTAAATACGAATCGTGCATGTCTGTCCTGTAGATTAAGATGCATGTTACCACTAGAATCTCTGATTTGTATGTTAACATTGTACctgtttgacaaataaaatgttatatacaatacagaaaaatttgttgaaattaaaGGTACATAAAATCAATTACCTAACAACAGTATCGACCACGTCATTACAATGCATACACACTGTTTTTGAAAATGACCTTCACATAGTTGTCCATATTTTTTGCATAACTCATAGAACATGTTTTCTATGTTAATGTTCTGAATGTAAGCAAGTATTCGAAAATATTTAATCTAGTAAGAATGAAAGAAGGTCTAGGTTatgattataaatttaaaaaatttgtgcagtaattaaattaaatagagTAAGTTTACCGTATGCATGATTGTATATTCGGATATCCATATTCTCTTTGAATTTGCTATTAACAATGCTTGTGATGTTGTAAAATTGCTTGACCTCAACCACGTAACTAACTTTCAAGCACATGTATCTTTTTTAACCTACAATTTTTTGAAACACATGTTGATAAGAGTATGAAACAACATTAAAAGTTTGATGTAGTGTTACTGATGGAACTCACCAACTATGCAGGTATCGAGCAAAATCTAAATTGTGATTGATATACAATTTGCTAGTTTCAATTGTACAAAATGATGGTCCTACATAGTATGGTTATATTCGCtaaaaaactattcaaattatATAGAATATAAGTAAAAGCATTTGATTTAcctctgaaattttgtacacaaatACCACATgctagtaaaatattattttttgtagCATACTGATATTATAGGATTTGTAGTGTATTCAATAATTTGATATTCAAATCACTGATGAGGCAAAGCTTGCCTAAATAAGTTTTATAGTGTCCTAACTCcttgcaaaagaaaaaagcacTAAATAGTCCTAATTGACATCGCAAGTTACGACAACGTGCTAATGGCATCTAGGCCTAATTTTTTTTGATCAAAATCAAATCCTAATTGGTTTTGCTGTTTCTTGATCATGTCGTATGCTTCCGaattaaaattgtattaaaatagcatgtGAATAAGCATTTGTttttaattaaggagtaaaaaagatttaaaatataaataacaaattaTAAACGGTTTATGAAATAGATTatggaaaaaattttaaattttaaatttgactggtgatagggttggttacaacccactactttttatgtattaaaataaatacaaaaatccagACAAAAATCTATAACTCACAACTTGTTCCGTTCTTGGGATTTTTTTTAGAGTTAAATATAGTAAGCCccttaactttacatttagCTGCACTTAGCCCCtcaactttacatttagttgtacatttgtgatttttttgaaacgtgATTGTAATTGGCAAAGCTCATTTGTAGGGGTGGTTATACGGTTAGTGTGGTgacaaatatttcttaattataaaaatataacatTGTATTAAATTAGCATACgaatgagcatttgtctttaattaaggagtaaaaagaaatattaataaattataaagaGGAATAattcttaatacatttgttaaaaacatatctttataccatctaaagtctgataatgttggacatcttaaatttgttaaaaatgttttattagaatttaattcttcttttggatttcctataaaatacatgactattgttacaattaaaaattctgcagcatctgactgtatttgaatatttccttgatcatcttctatttcttgtgtatgatctaatattgatTCATAATTAGAATGTCTAGCTGGTAACCATGAATAACTTGAACTaggtctttctcttaatgaagcaaatcttattaaagtatttccatcaggtttttctataatatcttcggcagtagtttgttctatatttcttgctatttgtggatttttaatttcaaattcacttggtatggttatttcattccattttaatctttttggagtataagttgtaggtctatctgcatctacttgtaataaagttgtttcttctttaagagttggagtcattataaattttggatttaaatgtgaagataAAGGTCTATAATATAATTAGCCATTTACAACCATCAACTATAAGTGATAAAATTCTGTTGTCACTTATAGTTTGTATTTAATTCAAAtacttccatattttgatttgtCAGGCTCTGATTTGTATTTAATAAAAAGAAAGTTGTTTCCAAATGCATACgaatgagcatttgtctttaattaaggagtaaaaaggatttaaagtataaataacaaactataagTGATAACATGAAGTAGATAGTgggaatgttttaaattttaaatttgattggtgatagggttggttataacccactactttttatgtattaaaataaatacaaaaatctagaaaaaagaatgaaaaatttgGAAGCCATTGAAAGGGTCTCTGCTAAAAACCCTTTCTGCAATACATATAAATATAGAATatagatacatatatatatatatttacatagattatatatatataaaaagttAAGTATCTCCACGATTAATTAATCAGGCGTTATGGTTTCGTTT of Coffea arabica cultivar ET-39 chromosome 5c, Coffea Arabica ET-39 HiFi, whole genome shotgun sequence contains these proteins:
- the LOC113688872 gene encoding strychnine-10-hydroxylase isoform X1; translated protein: MTDWTFPYLNAAIVGLLAFSFFVVHFFFKKDAKKHGLVPPEAGGAWPIIGHLHLLGRGPEKFPHITLAALADKYGPAFTIRLGVHKTLIISSWELAKEIFTTHDLAAAGRPNYLAGKLLNYDNAALGFAPYGAYWREIRKLTATELLSTKRLELLKHLRVSETEISTRNLYNLWNSSSGSGPVLVEMKQWFADLTLNVILRMVVGKRFFGAVDVSKEEEARLCQNVMREFFHLTGLFVLADSVPYLRWLDWGGYEKKMRVNAQEMDQLANRWLKEHRQKKQSGEATSDHRDFMDVMLSLKEAAAIAAVGGYDADTITKATCTILISGGSDTTLVALIWTLSLIMNNPQVLKKAQEELDLQVGKGRRVSESDISNLVYLQAIIKEALRLYPPEPLGGARELRKDCIVGGYHIPKGTRVILNIRKIQRDPNVWHDDPLEFRPERFLTTHKHIDAKGYHFELIPFGGGRRICPGINFGLQILHLVLPNLLHAFELSTPSNEPVDMTESAGLSNMKATPLQLLVAPRLPHHLY
- the LOC113688872 gene encoding strychnine-10-hydroxylase isoform X2, whose protein sequence is MLGTMTDWTFPYLNAAIVGLLAFSFFVVHFFFKKDAKKHGLVPPEAGGAWPIIGHLHLLGRGPEKFPHITLAALADKYGPAFTIRLGVHKTLIISSWELAKEIFTTHDLAAAGRPNYLAGKLLNYDNAALGFAPYGAYWREIRKLTATELLSTKRLELLKHLRVSETEISTRNLYNLWNSSSGSGPVLVEMKQWFADLTLNVILRMVVGKRFFGAVDVSKEEEARLCQNVMREFFHLTGLFVLADSVPYLRWLDWGGYEKKMRVNAQEMDQLANRWLKEHRQKKQSGEATSDHRDFMDVMLSLKEAAAIAAVGGYDADTITKATCTILISGGSDTTLVALIWTLSLIMNNPQVLKKAQEELDLQVGKGRRVSESDISNLVYLQAIIKEALRLYPPEPLGGARELRKDCIVGGYHIPKGTRVILNIRKIQRDPNVWHDDPLEFRPERFLTTHKHIDAKGYHFELIPFGGGRRICPGINFGLQILHLVLPNLLHAFELSTPSNEPVDMTESAGLSNMKATPLQLLVAPRLPHHLY